Proteins from one Cherax quadricarinatus isolate ZL_2023a chromosome 65, ASM3850222v1, whole genome shotgun sequence genomic window:
- the LOC128700478 gene encoding uncharacterized protein: MQTTVLVSMVLLLVVTVTPLHHTTQELHPYPWVQYDEPDISVYSEENELSHDRSKRQTSVSAGVNVEHLPHDIRKESANLNLEHSINRHTLNAGINYQRARIPGFPSQKNVGANIGYEFRPNKDTSFSLNAEHSRGSGGRSNSFGARFQHFF, from the exons ATGCAGACAACTGTCCTAGTCAGCATGGTACTGTTACTTGTAGTGACAGTTaccccactccaccacacaacacaagagCTACACCCTTATCCATGGGTACAATATGATGAGCCCGATATCTCCGTTTACTCAGAAGAAAACGAGTTGAGTCACGATCGAAGCAAGCGACAGACTTCAGTATCAGCAGGAGTCAATGTCGAGCATCTTCCCCATGA CATCAGGAAGGAGAGCGCTAATCTGAACCTTGAACACAGCATCAACCGACACACACTAAACGCTGGCATCAATTATCAACGAGCCAGAATTCCCGG GTTTCCCAGCCAGAAGAACGTGGGAGCTAACATAGGCTACGAGTTCCGACCCAACAAGGAcacatccttttccttgaatgctGAACACAgccgtggtagtggtggcag GTCCAACAGTTTTGGTGCTCGTTTTCAACACTTTTTCTGA